One stretch of Actinacidiphila sp. DG2A-62 DNA includes these proteins:
- a CDS encoding long-chain fatty acid--CoA ligase, whose protein sequence is MLSTMQDVPLTVTRILQHGAQVHGRSVVTTWTGEGEPHRRTYREVGARSARLAAALRDTLGVGRGDRVATLMWNNAEHLEAYLAIPSMGSVLHTLNLRLPADQLTWIVNHAADRVILVNATLLPLLAPLLPAMDPVEHVVVVGPGDRSALDGCRPAVHAYEELLAGRPDRYDWPELDEREAAAMCYTSGTTGDPKGVVYSHRSVYLHSLQVNTAESMGMTSKDTTLPVVPMFHVNAWGLPHAAFMTGINLLMPDRFLQPGPLAEMIESERPTHAAAVPTIWQGLLAELTAKPRDVSCLKEVTIGGSACPPSLMKAFDEQLGVTLRHAWGMTETSPLGTVAQPPAGVSGEEEWAYRITQGRFPASVEARLIGPDGSVQPWDGRSAGELEVRGPWIAAAYYGGAGEEPLRPEDKFSPDGWLRTGDVGVISDDGYLTLTDRAKDVIKSGGEWISSVDLENHLMAHPDVAEAAVVAVPDERWGERPLATVVLREGATADYASLRTFLETRVAHWQVPERWAVLEAVPKTSVGKFDKKVIRRSYADGALDVTELRD, encoded by the coding sequence GTGCTCAGCACCATGCAGGACGTTCCGCTGACCGTCACCCGCATCCTCCAGCACGGCGCCCAGGTCCACGGCAGGTCCGTGGTCACCACCTGGACCGGCGAGGGCGAGCCGCACCGCCGCACCTACCGCGAGGTCGGCGCCCGGTCCGCCCGGCTGGCCGCCGCCCTGCGCGACACACTGGGCGTCGGCCGCGGCGACCGCGTGGCCACCTTGATGTGGAACAACGCCGAGCACCTGGAGGCGTACCTCGCCATCCCGTCCATGGGCTCGGTGCTGCACACCCTCAACCTGCGGCTGCCCGCCGACCAGCTCACCTGGATCGTCAACCACGCCGCCGACCGGGTGATCCTCGTCAACGCCACCCTGCTGCCGCTGCTCGCGCCGCTGCTGCCGGCCATGGACCCGGTCGAGCACGTGGTCGTCGTCGGCCCCGGCGACCGGTCGGCGCTGGACGGCTGCCGCCCGGCCGTGCACGCCTACGAAGAGCTGCTGGCCGGCCGCCCGGACCGCTACGACTGGCCGGAGCTGGACGAACGCGAGGCCGCGGCCATGTGCTACACCTCCGGGACCACCGGCGACCCCAAGGGCGTGGTCTACTCCCACCGCTCGGTCTACCTGCACTCCCTCCAGGTCAACACCGCCGAGTCGATGGGCATGACCAGCAAGGACACCACGCTGCCCGTGGTGCCGATGTTCCACGTCAACGCGTGGGGCCTGCCGCACGCCGCCTTCATGACCGGCATCAACCTGCTGATGCCCGACCGCTTCCTGCAGCCCGGCCCGCTCGCCGAGATGATCGAGTCCGAGCGGCCCACGCACGCCGCCGCCGTGCCGACCATCTGGCAGGGCCTGCTCGCCGAGCTGACCGCAAAGCCGCGCGACGTCTCCTGCCTGAAGGAGGTCACCATCGGCGGCTCGGCCTGCCCGCCGTCGCTGATGAAGGCGTTCGACGAGCAGCTCGGCGTCACCCTGCGGCACGCCTGGGGCATGACCGAGACCTCGCCGCTGGGCACCGTCGCCCAGCCGCCGGCCGGCGTCAGCGGCGAGGAGGAGTGGGCGTACCGCATCACCCAGGGGCGCTTCCCGGCCTCCGTCGAGGCCCGGCTGATCGGCCCGGACGGCTCGGTGCAGCCCTGGGACGGCCGCTCGGCCGGCGAGCTGGAGGTGCGCGGGCCGTGGATCGCCGCGGCCTACTACGGCGGCGCCGGCGAGGAGCCGCTGCGGCCGGAGGACAAGTTCAGCCCGGACGGCTGGCTGCGCACCGGCGACGTCGGCGTCATCTCCGACGACGGCTACCTCACCCTCACCGACCGCGCCAAGGACGTCATCAAGTCCGGCGGCGAGTGGATCTCCTCGGTCGACCTGGAGAACCACCTGATGGCCCACCCGGACGTCGCCGAGGCCGCGGTCGTCGCCGTCCCCGACGAGCGCTGGGGCGAGCGCCCGCTGGCCACCGTGGTGCTGCGCGAGGGCGCCACCGCCGACTACGCGTCCCTGCGCACCTTCCTGGAGACCCGCGTCGCCCACTGGCAGGTGCCCGAGCGCTGGGCGGTGCTGGAGGCGGTGCCCAAGACGAGCGTCGGCAAGTTCGACAAGAAGGTCATCCGCAGGTCCTACGCGGACGGCGCGCTGGACGTCACCGAGCTGCGCGACTGA
- a CDS encoding SigE family RNA polymerase sigma factor, with protein MTTPVCTSANTTQFTAYVRTKGPTLLRTARALTPNPSDAEDLLQTALTKTYLAWDRIDDHRAVDGYVRRTLVNTRTSQWRKRKVDEFSTDELPEPAAACQVDLTEQQAQRDALLRAIARLPPRQRAMVVLRYYEDMSEVQTAEVLGVSVGTVKSAVSRALGKLRDDPELELCVA; from the coding sequence ATGACCACGCCAGTGTGCACCAGCGCCAACACGACGCAGTTCACGGCCTACGTCCGGACCAAGGGCCCGACGCTGCTGCGCACCGCGCGCGCCCTGACCCCCAACCCCTCGGACGCCGAAGACCTGCTGCAGACCGCGCTCACCAAGACGTACCTCGCCTGGGACCGCATCGACGACCACCGGGCCGTCGACGGGTACGTGCGCCGCACCCTGGTGAACACGCGGACCTCGCAGTGGCGCAAGCGCAAGGTCGACGAGTTCAGCACCGACGAGCTGCCCGAGCCTGCCGCCGCCTGCCAGGTCGACCTCACCGAGCAGCAGGCCCAGCGGGACGCCCTGCTGCGCGCGATAGCCCGGCTCCCCCCGCGGCAGCGCGCGATGGTCGTCCTGCGCTACTACGAGGACATGAGCGAGGTGCAGACCGCCGAGGTCCTCGGCGTCTCCGTCGGCACCGTCAAGAGCGCGGTCTCCCGCGCCCTCGGCAAGCTGCGGGACGACCCCGAGCTGGAGCTGTGCGTGGCCTGA
- a CDS encoding DUF1906 domain-containing protein, with protein sequence MTERNMFIRFVLSGALTLTGLLIPAAAADAADADTPRVFQGAGFDTCQAPDLDTMSAWRAHSSYRAAGIYFGGRARACASQKNLTRDWVRQTTAAGWSLLPIYVGSQSPCVSGTNKNPYLIDTHDPSGQGSDEGKDAVSSAEALGLEPGSALYLDMEAYDISNASCTDATLTYVQAWDKQVHAAGYLSGFYSSADSGVRHMERSRLASAGSLPDVIWYARWGVTPTLTDEPSLAPSAWTPHARIHQYTGSVTESYGGKSLNVDRDLIDAPVAVVG encoded by the coding sequence ATGACCGAAAGAAATATGTTCATCCGTTTCGTCCTGTCCGGAGCGCTGACGCTGACCGGTCTGCTCATCCCGGCCGCCGCGGCGGACGCGGCCGACGCCGACACGCCGCGGGTGTTCCAGGGCGCCGGGTTCGACACCTGTCAGGCCCCCGACCTCGACACGATGAGCGCCTGGCGCGCGCACTCCTCCTACCGCGCCGCCGGCATCTACTTCGGCGGCCGGGCCCGGGCCTGCGCGTCGCAGAAGAACCTCACCCGCGACTGGGTGCGGCAGACCACCGCGGCGGGCTGGAGCCTGCTGCCCATCTACGTCGGCTCCCAGAGCCCCTGCGTCTCGGGCACTAACAAGAACCCGTACCTGATCGACACCCACGACCCCTCGGGGCAGGGCTCCGACGAGGGCAAGGACGCGGTGAGCAGCGCCGAGGCGCTGGGCCTGGAACCGGGCAGCGCGCTCTACCTCGACATGGAGGCGTACGACATCTCGAACGCCTCGTGCACCGACGCGACGCTGACGTACGTGCAGGCGTGGGACAAGCAGGTGCACGCGGCCGGCTACCTCTCCGGCTTCTACAGCAGCGCCGACTCCGGGGTGCGGCACATGGAGCGCTCGCGCCTGGCCAGCGCCGGCTCGCTGCCGGACGTCATCTGGTACGCCCGCTGGGGCGTCACGCCGACCCTGACCGACGAGCCGTCGCTCGCGCCCTCCGCCTGGACCCCGCACGCGCGCATCCACCAGTACACCGGCAGCGTCACCGAGTCCTACGGCGGCAAGTCGCTGAACGTCGACCGCGACCTGATCGACGCGCCCGTCGCCGTCGTCGGCTGA
- a CDS encoding LAETG motif-containing sortase-dependent surface protein, with amino-acid sequence MRAITRRAIGVAAGVGSFTAAITLGGIGTASAYAPAHNGGSGGNNGGGSDCRTIGIEYSLDGGHTWTTDGRINGDTPPTTVTVKISGASKGCEYNISLASYSTEGPSWENSGHQDFLGWDTTTLSKNKKTDTLDISGVAPTCFGQVDLYGNGTKFDGGSGKGHGPLPHYPDSATPTNLITAWNGGHKCDETPTPTPTDTTDTPTPTPTDTTDTPTPTPTDTTDTPTPTPSDTTDTPTPTPTDTGDTSSPSPSPSTSTGTSGGGGSTTPPTGTPSVPPATSGSGSGNLAETGSNSSQNTVFLGGGAALLVAGGAAVYFTRRRRSGAHS; translated from the coding sequence GTGCGAGCGATAACCAGACGAGCCATAGGCGTTGCAGCGGGCGTCGGCTCTTTCACGGCCGCCATCACTCTCGGCGGAATCGGCACCGCGTCCGCGTACGCGCCGGCCCACAACGGCGGCAGCGGCGGCAACAACGGCGGCGGCAGCGACTGCCGCACGATCGGCATCGAGTACTCCCTCGACGGCGGTCACACCTGGACCACCGACGGCCGCATCAACGGCGACACGCCGCCGACCACCGTCACGGTGAAGATCAGCGGCGCGTCCAAGGGCTGCGAGTACAACATCTCGCTCGCCTCCTACAGCACCGAGGGCCCGTCCTGGGAGAACTCAGGCCACCAGGACTTCCTGGGCTGGGACACCACCACGCTCAGCAAGAACAAGAAGACCGACACGCTGGACATCAGCGGTGTCGCGCCCACCTGCTTCGGCCAGGTCGACCTGTACGGCAACGGCACCAAGTTCGACGGCGGTTCGGGCAAGGGCCACGGCCCCCTCCCGCACTACCCGGACTCCGCCACGCCGACGAACCTGATCACGGCGTGGAACGGCGGCCACAAGTGCGACGAGACGCCGACCCCGACGCCGACGGACACCACGGACACGCCGACGCCCACCCCCACGGACACGACCGACACCCCGACGCCGACGCCGACCGACACCACGGACACGCCGACGCCCACCCCCAGCGACACCACGGACACCCCGACCCCGACGCCGACCGACACGGGCGACACCTCCTCGCCGTCCCCGTCGCCCTCGACGTCGACCGGCACCAGCGGTGGCGGCGGCAGCACCACGCCGCCCACCGGCACCCCGTCCGTGCCGCCGGCCACCTCGGGCAGCGGCAGCGGCAACCTCGCCGAGACCGGTAGCAACAGCTCGCAGAACACCGTGTTCCTCGGTGGCGGCGCGGCGCTGCTGGTCGCGGGCGGCGCGGCCGTCTACTTCACCCGCCGTCGCCGCAGCGGCGCGCACAGCTGA
- the msrA gene encoding peptide-methionine (S)-S-oxide reductase MsrA, with translation MATQTQRAVLAGGCFWGMQDLIRKQPGVVATRVGYSGGDVPNATYRNHGTHAEAVEILYDPERTDYRALLEFFFQIHDPTTLNRQGNDIGTSYRSAIYYVDDEQKRVAEDTIADVEASGLWPGKVVTEVAPVGPFWEAEPEHQDYLVKYPDGYTCHFPRPGWRLPARTQG, from the coding sequence ATGGCCACGCAGACGCAGAGGGCCGTGCTGGCAGGCGGCTGCTTCTGGGGCATGCAGGACCTGATCAGGAAGCAGCCGGGCGTGGTCGCGACCCGCGTCGGCTACAGCGGCGGGGACGTCCCGAACGCCACCTACCGCAACCACGGCACCCACGCCGAGGCGGTCGAGATCCTGTACGACCCGGAGCGCACCGACTACCGCGCGCTGCTGGAGTTCTTCTTCCAGATCCACGACCCGACCACGCTGAATCGCCAGGGCAACGACATCGGCACCAGCTACCGCTCGGCGATCTACTACGTCGACGACGAGCAGAAGCGCGTCGCCGAGGACACCATCGCCGACGTCGAGGCGTCCGGGCTGTGGCCTGGCAAGGTCGTCACCGAGGTCGCGCCGGTCGGGCCCTTCTGGGAGGCCGAGCCGGAGCACCAGGACTACCTGGTGAAGTACCCCGACGGGTACACCTGCCACTTCCCGCGCCCCGGCTGGCGGCTGCCGGCCCGCACCCAGGGCTGA
- a CDS encoding Dyp-type peroxidase: protein MLSPLTTAAIFLVVTVDPGGEDTVRDLLADLPGLVRAYGFGAPDGTLSCVAGVGSQAWDRLFAAPRPALLHPFTPLDGPRHRAPATPGDLLLHLRASRLDLCFGLATEIMTRLRPAVTLQDETQGFKYLDVRDLLGFVDGTENPVGAAAREAVLIGAEDPEHAGGSYVIVQKYVHDLDAWNALPVEAQERIIGRTKATNVERDDEGSHVALTTITGPDGEERQILRDNMPFGSPGHGEFGTYFIGYARDPGVIEEMLRNMFLGVPAASHDRILDFSTALTGTLFYVPAADFLDDLPPRPAAAVPAPDRVPEPAPEPAPEPAAVPEPSRPADGSLGIGGLSG, encoded by the coding sequence GTGCTCAGCCCGCTGACCACCGCGGCAATCTTCCTGGTGGTGACCGTCGACCCGGGCGGCGAGGACACCGTGCGCGACCTGCTCGCCGACCTCCCCGGGCTGGTCAGGGCGTACGGCTTCGGCGCCCCCGACGGCACGCTGAGCTGCGTGGCCGGCGTCGGCTCACAGGCGTGGGACCGGCTGTTCGCGGCTCCGCGCCCGGCGCTGCTGCACCCGTTCACGCCGCTGGACGGCCCCCGGCACCGGGCCCCGGCCACGCCCGGCGACCTGCTGCTGCACCTGCGCGCCTCGCGGCTGGACCTGTGCTTCGGGCTGGCCACCGAGATCATGACCCGGCTGCGGCCCGCGGTCACCCTCCAGGACGAGACGCAGGGCTTCAAGTACCTCGACGTCCGCGACCTGCTCGGCTTCGTGGACGGCACCGAGAACCCGGTCGGCGCGGCGGCCCGCGAGGCCGTGCTGATCGGCGCGGAGGACCCGGAGCACGCCGGCGGCTCGTACGTGATCGTGCAGAAGTACGTGCACGACCTCGACGCGTGGAACGCGCTGCCGGTCGAGGCGCAGGAGCGGATCATCGGGCGGACCAAGGCGACCAACGTCGAGCGCGACGACGAGGGCTCGCACGTCGCGCTCACCACGATCACCGGGCCGGACGGCGAGGAGCGGCAGATCCTGCGGGACAACATGCCGTTCGGCAGCCCCGGCCACGGCGAGTTCGGCACGTACTTCATCGGATACGCGCGCGACCCCGGGGTGATCGAGGAGATGCTCCGGAACATGTTCCTGGGCGTCCCGGCGGCCTCCCACGACCGCATCCTCGACTTCTCCACCGCGCTGACCGGCACGCTCTTCTACGTACCGGCCGCGGACTTCCTCGACGACCTGCCGCCGCGGCCGGCCGCGGCGGTCCCCGCGCCTGACCGCGTACCGGAACCCGCGCCGGAACCCGCCCCGGAACCCGCGGCCGTGCCCGAGCCGTCCCGGCCCGCCGACGGGAGCCTCGGCATCGGCGGCCTGTCCGGCTGA
- a CDS encoding family 1 encapsulin nanocompartment shell protein yields the protein MNNLHRELAPLSAAAWADLEAEARRTFKRHVAARRVVDVPEPAGPQFAAVPTGHLEPVAPPADGVTAHLRRSQPVVELRVPFTVDRRQADDVERGAQDADWQPVKDAARALAYAEDRAVFEGYAAAGITGIRAASSNPVIALPEDVRAYPDAVSQAITALRLAGVDGAYSLALSADAYTAVSETSDHGYPIHEHLARLLDGEIVWAPAIDGAFLVATRGGDFELRLGQDVSIGYLSHDATSVELYFQETLTFLVHTPEAAVALT from the coding sequence GTGAACAACCTGCACCGCGAACTCGCTCCGCTGTCCGCCGCCGCCTGGGCCGATCTGGAGGCCGAGGCGCGGCGCACCTTCAAGCGCCACGTCGCCGCGCGCCGCGTGGTCGACGTGCCGGAGCCGGCCGGCCCGCAGTTCGCCGCGGTGCCGACCGGCCACCTGGAACCGGTGGCCCCGCCCGCGGACGGCGTCACCGCGCACCTGCGCCGCTCGCAGCCGGTGGTCGAGCTGCGGGTGCCGTTCACCGTGGACCGGCGGCAGGCCGACGACGTCGAGCGCGGCGCCCAGGACGCGGACTGGCAGCCGGTGAAGGACGCGGCCCGCGCGCTGGCGTACGCCGAGGACCGCGCGGTCTTCGAGGGGTACGCGGCGGCGGGCATCACCGGCATCCGCGCGGCGTCGTCCAACCCGGTGATCGCCCTGCCGGAGGACGTGCGGGCGTACCCGGACGCGGTGAGCCAGGCGATCACCGCGCTGCGCCTGGCCGGCGTGGACGGCGCGTACAGCCTCGCGCTCAGCGCCGACGCGTACACGGCGGTCAGCGAGACCTCGGACCACGGGTACCCGATCCACGAGCATCTCGCGCGGCTGCTGGACGGGGAGATCGTCTGGGCGCCGGCGATCGACGGGGCGTTCCTGGTCGCCACGCGCGGCGGGGACTTCGAGCTGCGGCTCGGGCAGGACGTGTCCATCGGCTACCTCAGCCACGACGCGACGTCCGTCGAGCTGTACTTCCAGGAGACCCTCACCTTCCTCGTCCACACCCCCGAGGCGGCGGTGGCCCTGACCTAG
- a CDS encoding NAD-dependent epimerase/dehydratase family protein, with the protein MDVLVLGGTRFVGRAIVAEALRHGMDVTLFTRGRTNPGLFPGVPRLTGDRDTGDYTALRGRTWDAVVDVTAFVPRHVAQATAALTTGPGRTAPHRYLLISSHAVYDDTRVTPGHDEDAPRREPVRDTEELDQETYGRLKVACEDDALALWGERATIVRPGKVAGPHDASDTFTYWTRRASRGGRIALPGDPEQPVQVVDARDLAALVVRLIADDRAGAFHAVGPEQPVTLRTLIETCAQAAGTADAVEIVPVDVPAAELPPLFPLIRPNRASQQRGTARARAAGMPATPLAVTAADVLAWDRDRGLPPLTKGWTPEQEAAVLAAYAPN; encoded by the coding sequence GTGGACGTACTCGTGCTGGGTGGGACGCGGTTCGTGGGGCGCGCGATCGTCGCGGAGGCGCTCCGGCACGGCATGGACGTCACCCTCTTCACCCGGGGCCGCACCAATCCCGGTCTCTTCCCCGGCGTCCCCCGCCTGACCGGCGACCGCGACACCGGCGACTACACCGCCCTCCGGGGCCGCACCTGGGACGCCGTCGTCGACGTCACCGCCTTCGTCCCCCGCCACGTCGCCCAGGCGACCGCCGCCCTCACCACCGGCCCCGGCCGCACCGCGCCCCACCGCTACCTGCTGATCTCCAGCCACGCCGTCTACGACGACACCCGCGTCACCCCCGGCCACGACGAGGACGCCCCGCGCCGCGAACCCGTCCGCGACACCGAGGAGTTGGACCAGGAGACGTACGGCCGGCTGAAGGTCGCCTGCGAGGACGACGCCCTCGCGCTGTGGGGCGAGCGCGCCACGATCGTGCGGCCGGGCAAGGTCGCCGGACCGCACGACGCGTCCGACACGTTCACGTACTGGACGCGGCGGGCGTCGCGCGGCGGCCGGATCGCGCTGCCGGGCGACCCCGAACAGCCCGTGCAGGTCGTGGACGCGCGCGACCTCGCCGCGCTGGTGGTGCGGCTGATCGCCGACGACCGGGCCGGCGCGTTCCACGCGGTGGGCCCCGAACAGCCCGTCACACTGCGGACGTTGATCGAGACGTGCGCGCAGGCGGCCGGCACCGCGGACGCCGTCGAGATCGTGCCGGTCGACGTGCCCGCGGCCGAGCTCCCGCCGCTGTTCCCGCTGATCCGGCCCAACCGGGCGTCGCAGCAACGCGGAACGGCGCGGGCGCGGGCCGCGGGGATGCCGGCGACGCCGCTCGCGGTCACGGCCGCGGACGTCCTGGCGTGGGACCGCGACCGCGGCCTGCCCCCGCTGACGAAGGGCTGGACGCCCGAGCAGGAGGCCGCGGTCCTCGCCGCGTACGCGCCGAACTGA
- a CDS encoding universal stress protein has product MGFDHGADGDRVVVVGVDGSDASWRATAYAVGLARRQEARLVAVHVLPVHTVAMLAGVSWMLADTDQEAARAMRRRISAGLACMAELGVLRWEFCVVVAGDPVAGLSRVAAERRADMLVVGASRRWHRLTGSVGARLLRANRWPVLVVP; this is encoded by the coding sequence GTGGGCTTCGATCACGGAGCCGACGGCGACAGAGTGGTCGTCGTCGGGGTGGACGGCTCCGACGCCTCCTGGCGCGCGACCGCGTACGCGGTGGGCCTGGCGAGGCGGCAGGAGGCGCGGCTGGTGGCCGTCCACGTGCTGCCGGTGCACACGGTCGCGATGCTGGCGGGCGTCTCGTGGATGCTGGCCGACACCGACCAGGAGGCGGCGCGGGCGATGCGCCGGCGGATCTCGGCGGGACTGGCGTGCATGGCCGAACTCGGCGTGCTGCGCTGGGAGTTCTGCGTCGTGGTGGCCGGCGACCCGGTCGCGGGACTGTCCCGTGTGGCCGCCGAGCGCCGCGCCGACATGCTGGTGGTCGGCGCGTCGCGCCGCTGGCACCGGCTGACCGGCTCGGTCGGCGCGCGGCTGCTGCGCGCCAACCGCTGGCCGGTCCTGGTCGTGCCGTGA
- a CDS encoding MDR family MFS transporter — protein MTAQAEAASAGSADSSTEAAQPSGYTHRQILVILSGLLLGMFLAALDQTVVSTAIYKIGESLNGLTAQAWVTTAFLITSTIATPLYGKLGDQYGRKPFFLFAIAVFIVGSALCMLSTSMYMLAAFRAFQGIGAGGLFSLALAIIGDIIPPRERARYQGYFMAVFGTSSVLGPVVGGALAGQDQLLGIDGWRWIFLLNVPIGIAALLVVARVLHVKQERRPHRIDYPGALALVIALVPLLIVAEQGREWGWGSATSLTCYVIGAVGVAAFLFAERKAGDEALLPMRLFRNGVFAVGSAQSAIIGIGMFGGITLLPLYLQLVKGNSPTKAGLLTLPLVLGIMVLSMVSGQVTSRTGRYKIFPVIGCVLLVGGMLMLWQMSADSSLFYVDISMFVVGAGLGLNMQTIVLAMQNAVPPRDIGVATSSTTFFRQMGGTLGVAVFLSIVYSVVGGKIGSAYAHARGDAAFQAAAKAHPDQLKTLTDASSGSGTSSGSLNDTSFLSRIDHTLAHPFKVGFTDAISVAFLVGACVLVIALVLSLMIKEVPLRTTAAAFAAKEPAPGAGTGTSSGTGTSSGTGTSSGTGTATGTGSPEGDDSEV, from the coding sequence ATGACCGCTCAAGCAGAAGCCGCCTCGGCGGGCAGCGCAGACAGCAGCACCGAGGCGGCCCAGCCGTCGGGGTACACGCACCGGCAGATCCTGGTGATCCTGTCCGGTCTGCTGCTCGGCATGTTCCTCGCCGCGCTGGACCAGACCGTCGTGTCGACGGCCATCTACAAGATCGGCGAGAGCCTGAACGGGCTCACCGCGCAGGCGTGGGTGACCACCGCGTTCCTGATCACGTCGACGATCGCCACCCCGCTCTACGGCAAGCTCGGCGACCAGTACGGCCGCAAGCCGTTCTTCCTGTTCGCGATCGCCGTGTTCATCGTCGGCTCGGCGCTGTGCATGCTGTCGACGTCGATGTACATGCTGGCCGCGTTCCGCGCGTTCCAGGGCATAGGCGCGGGCGGGCTGTTCTCGCTCGCCCTGGCGATCATCGGCGACATCATCCCGCCGCGTGAACGGGCCCGCTACCAGGGCTACTTCATGGCCGTCTTCGGCACCTCCAGCGTGCTCGGCCCGGTGGTCGGCGGCGCGCTGGCCGGCCAGGACCAGCTGCTCGGCATCGACGGCTGGCGCTGGATCTTCCTGCTCAACGTGCCGATCGGCATCGCCGCGCTGCTGGTGGTGGCCCGCGTGCTGCACGTCAAGCAGGAACGCAGGCCGCACCGCATCGACTACCCGGGCGCGCTCGCGCTGGTCATCGCGCTCGTGCCGCTGCTGATCGTCGCCGAGCAGGGCCGGGAGTGGGGCTGGGGCAGCGCCACCTCGCTCACCTGCTACGTGATCGGCGCGGTCGGCGTCGCGGCGTTCCTGTTCGCCGAACGCAAGGCGGGCGACGAGGCGTTGCTGCCGATGCGGCTGTTCCGCAACGGCGTCTTCGCGGTCGGCTCGGCGCAGTCCGCGATCATCGGCATCGGCATGTTCGGCGGCATCACGCTGCTGCCGCTCTACCTCCAGCTGGTGAAGGGCAACTCGCCGACCAAGGCCGGTCTGCTCACGCTGCCGCTGGTGCTCGGCATCATGGTGCTGTCGATGGTCTCCGGCCAGGTCACCTCGCGCACCGGCCGCTACAAGATCTTCCCGGTGATCGGCTGTGTGCTGCTGGTCGGCGGCATGCTCATGCTCTGGCAGATGTCCGCGGACAGCAGCCTGTTCTACGTGGACATCTCGATGTTCGTGGTCGGCGCCGGCCTCGGCCTGAACATGCAGACGATCGTGCTGGCGATGCAGAACGCCGTCCCGCCGCGCGACATCGGCGTGGCCACCTCCTCCACCACCTTCTTCCGGCAGATGGGCGGCACCCTCGGCGTCGCGGTCTTCCTGTCCATCGTCTACTCGGTGGTCGGCGGCAAGATCGGCTCGGCGTACGCGCACGCGCGCGGCGACGCGGCCTTCCAGGCGGCGGCGAAGGCGCACCCGGACCAGCTGAAGACGCTGACCGACGCCTCGTCCGGCAGCGGCACCTCGTCCGGCTCGCTCAACGACACGTCCTTCCTCAGCCGCATCGACCACACCCTGGCGCACCCCTTCAAGGTCGGCTTCACCGACGCGATCAGCGTGGCCTTCCTGGTCGGCGCGTGCGTGCTGGTGATCGCGCTGGTCCTGTCGCTGATGATCAAGGAGGTCCCGCTGCGGACGACGGCGGCGGCCTTCGCGGCGAAGGAGCCCGCGCCGGGCGCGGGCACGGGTACGAGTTCGGGTACGGGTACGAGTTCGGGCACGGGTACGAGTTCAGGTACGGGTACGGCTACGGGCACGGGTTCGCCGGAGGGCGACGACTCAGAGGTGTAG
- a CDS encoding SCO0607 family lipoprotein, which translates to MLAAASLVGVVGVAAVTAGCSMDLRDYECSSGEYPVQAVGAEGGGACATKGEEPPAGYVRYPAGQVPQRVGDKWDVYWQTHGLDAEGHLIKNSAGARATGAAGTGPRPPPGPRRRPARVPRPPLPPGPRARASVPAAPRAPAPAASPSPRTPLPRPPERNSA; encoded by the coding sequence GTGCTCGCCGCGGCGAGCCTGGTCGGCGTCGTGGGCGTCGCGGCCGTCACCGCGGGGTGCTCGATGGACCTGCGCGACTACGAGTGCTCGTCGGGCGAGTATCCGGTGCAGGCCGTGGGGGCCGAGGGCGGCGGCGCGTGCGCGACGAAGGGGGAGGAGCCGCCGGCCGGGTACGTACGGTATCCGGCCGGCCAGGTGCCGCAGCGGGTCGGCGACAAGTGGGACGTGTACTGGCAGACCCACGGGCTCGACGCCGAGGGCCACCTCATCAAGAACTCAGCCGGCGCGCGGGCCACCGGAGCCGCGGGCACCGGCCCGCGTCCCCCGCCCGGCCCCCGCCGCCGCCCGGCCCGCGTCCCCCGGCCCCCGCTCCCGCCCGGCCCGCGCGCCCGCGCCTCCGTCCCCGCAGCGCCCCGCGCCCCCGCCCCCGCAGCGTCCCCGTCCCCCCGCACCCCACTCCCCCGCCCCCCTGAGCGCAACTCGGCGTAA
- a CDS encoding RidA family protein, whose amino-acid sequence MARAVTLIRSTDLSDVAEYAYAATAPADARLIFLAGACPLNEDGSTAAIGDYAGQARKAVANMRTALAAAGASLQDVIKTRVLVASTRREDLVTAWQVVRDAFADHDVPSTLIGVTVLGYDNQLVEIEAVAAVLDA is encoded by the coding sequence ATGGCCCGTGCCGTAACCCTCATCCGGTCCACCGACCTGTCCGACGTGGCCGAGTACGCGTACGCGGCCACCGCGCCCGCCGACGCCCGCCTGATCTTCCTCGCCGGGGCGTGCCCCCTGAACGAGGACGGCTCCACCGCGGCGATCGGGGACTACGCCGGCCAGGCGCGGAAAGCGGTCGCGAACATGCGGACCGCTCTGGCCGCGGCCGGCGCCTCCCTCCAGGACGTCATCAAGACGAGGGTCCTCGTGGCGTCGACCCGCCGCGAGGACCTGGTGACCGCCTGGCAGGTGGTCCGCGACGCCTTCGCCGACCACGACGTCCCGAGCACCCTGATCGGCGTGACGGTCCTCGGCTACGACAACCAGCTCGTAGAGATCGAGGCAGTGGCAGCGGTACTGGACGCATAA